A stretch of Chitinophaga caeni DNA encodes these proteins:
- a CDS encoding 3'-5' exonuclease: MCALQLTRPLAFIDLETTGTNVATDRIIEIAIVKVFPDKSSQSKVKRINPGMPIPPSSTAIHGIKDEDVSDAPTFKQMANELRQFLDNCDIAGYNSNRFDIPMLVEEFLRANLDFEVGSRKFVDVQKIFHQMEKRTLGAAYKFYCEKELTNAHSAEADASATYEILEAQLLRYEILGRDVDALAKFTKEDDYVDFARRIIFQNGVETFNFGKYKGRAVRDVLKVEPQYYDWMMKADFPLNTKQKLTEIYHSMMLKK; the protein is encoded by the coding sequence ATGTGTGCATTACAACTGACAAGGCCCTTAGCCTTTATTGACTTGGAAACAACCGGTACGAATGTTGCGACCGACAGGATTATTGAGATTGCGATCGTGAAGGTATTTCCCGACAAAAGTTCTCAATCCAAAGTAAAAAGGATTAATCCGGGGATGCCCATCCCTCCTTCTTCGACAGCCATACATGGCATCAAGGATGAAGATGTTTCGGATGCGCCTACATTCAAGCAAATGGCTAACGAGTTGAGACAATTCCTCGATAATTGCGATATCGCCGGTTACAACTCCAACCGCTTCGATATTCCGATGCTGGTAGAAGAGTTTTTACGCGCCAACCTCGATTTTGAAGTGGGTAGCCGTAAATTTGTTGACGTGCAGAAGATTTTCCACCAAATGGAAAAAAGAACTTTAGGGGCCGCTTATAAATTTTATTGCGAGAAAGAATTGACTAACGCTCACAGCGCGGAAGCGGATGCTAGTGCTACTTATGAAATCTTGGAAGCGCAATTGTTGCGTTACGAAATTTTAGGCCGCGATGTTGATGCCTTGGCAAAATTTACCAAGGAAGATGATTACGTCGATTTCGCGAGGAGGATTATCTTCCAAAACGGTGTTGAAACGTTCAATTTCGGTAAATATAAAGGTCGCGCGGTAAGGGATGTTTTGAAAGTTGAACCCCAGTATTACGATTGGATGATGAAAGCCGATTTCCCTCTAAACACCAAGCAGAAACTCACGGAAATCTACCACAGTATGATGTTAAAAAAATAA
- a CDS encoding UDP-N-acetylmuramate--L-alanine ligase, with protein MAKVHFIAIGGSVMHQLAIALKKKGYQVSGSDDEIFEPALGNLNKEGILPAQMGWNPGNITPDLDAVILGMHARADNPELQKAQELGLKIYSFPAYIYQESKDKKRVIVGGSHGKTTTTSMIMHALQVSGTAFDYLVGAKLDGFEQSVQVTGAPIIVCEGDEYPASAIEKRPKFHFLHPQVAILTGVAWDHINVFPTFENYKEQFAIFIRTMEPGAILIYNETDPVLQEIVVNEAQHLQKIPYNIPVHRVDQGITSVTFSEHTVPLQVFGDHNLLNLHAAMLACKQLGIGEAAFLSAMQSFKGAAKRMELIGKNDQTAIYRDFAHAPSKVKATIAAVKLQFPGRKLIAVLELHTYSSLNADFMREYLHAMDAANIAVVYYSSHALEIKRMPDLDPATIRGGFGREDLVVINQPAALQAFLDQQHYEQANLLMMSSGTYDGLDFQTLKKYL; from the coding sequence ATGGCAAAAGTACATTTTATTGCAATTGGCGGGAGCGTAATGCACCAATTAGCCATTGCTTTGAAGAAAAAAGGTTACCAGGTAAGTGGTAGCGACGATGAAATCTTCGAACCGGCGCTTGGCAACCTAAACAAAGAGGGCATACTTCCCGCTCAAATGGGCTGGAATCCCGGCAATATTACGCCCGATTTGGACGCCGTAATACTGGGGATGCATGCCCGTGCCGACAATCCCGAATTACAAAAAGCGCAAGAATTAGGCCTAAAAATATACTCCTTCCCCGCTTACATCTACCAAGAAAGCAAGGATAAAAAAAGGGTAATCGTAGGTGGTAGCCATGGTAAAACCACTACAACCAGCATGATTATGCATGCCTTGCAGGTAAGTGGTACCGCTTTTGACTACCTGGTGGGCGCCAAATTGGACGGGTTCGAACAATCCGTGCAGGTAACCGGGGCCCCTATAATTGTTTGCGAGGGCGATGAATACCCTGCATCCGCTATAGAAAAACGGCCCAAATTCCATTTTTTGCACCCGCAGGTCGCAATTTTGACGGGCGTTGCTTGGGATCATATTAACGTATTTCCCACCTTCGAAAATTACAAGGAACAATTTGCTATATTTATTAGGACAATGGAACCGGGAGCCATCTTAATTTACAATGAAACGGATCCCGTGCTGCAAGAAATAGTGGTAAATGAAGCGCAACACTTGCAAAAAATACCTTATAACATCCCGGTTCACCGGGTAGATCAAGGTATTACAAGCGTAACTTTCAGTGAGCATACCGTACCTTTGCAGGTTTTTGGAGATCATAATTTACTCAACCTTCACGCGGCCATGCTGGCCTGCAAACAATTGGGTATAGGGGAAGCAGCATTTCTTTCTGCCATGCAAAGCTTCAAAGGAGCTGCCAAAAGGATGGAGTTAATCGGTAAAAATGATCAAACAGCGATCTACCGCGATTTTGCCCATGCCCCTTCGAAGGTTAAAGCAACGATCGCGGCAGTAAAACTGCAATTCCCGGGACGCAAGCTGATAGCCGTATTGGAATTGCACACTTATAGCAGCCTGAACGCAGATTTCATGCGGGAATACCTCCACGCTATGGATGCTGCAAATATTGCCGTAGTGTATTACAGTAGCCATGCGCTGGAGATCAAGAGGATGCCGGATTTAGACCCGGCCACTATCCGCGGCGGTTTCGGCAGGGAAGATTTAGTGGTGATAAATCAGCCCGCTGCGCTTCAAGCTTTCCTTGATCAACAACATTATGAACAGGCGAATCTCTTGATGATGAGCTCCGGAACATACGATGGACTAGATTTTCAAACCTTGAAAAAATATTTATAA
- the ytxJ gene encoding bacillithiol system redox-active protein YtxJ, translated as MEWHELNAEAGLTSLQARSYELPVLIYKHSTRCSISSMVLNRMERSATTVSIEFYFLDLIRYRNLSDFIAAKFNVPHESPQVLLIKNGECIYSESHFAISMDEIESVATQS; from the coding sequence ATGGAATGGCATGAGCTGAATGCAGAGGCCGGGTTAACATCCTTACAAGCGCGCTCTTACGAGCTGCCTGTATTGATTTACAAGCACAGTACCCGTTGTAGTATTAGCAGCATGGTTTTAAACCGCATGGAACGCTCTGCTACAACTGTTTCCATTGAATTTTATTTCCTGGACTTGATCCGTTACAGGAACCTCTCGGACTTTATCGCGGCTAAATTTAATGTTCCGCATGAATCGCCCCAGGTTTTGCTGATTAAAAACGGGGAGTGTATTTATTCGGAAAGTCATTTCGCGATCAGCATGGACGAGATAGAATCCGTTGCCACCCAATCTTAA
- a CDS encoding UbiX family flavin prenyltransferase, giving the protein MKHRIVVAITGASGSIYARQVLQKLSVLKDQIDQVSVVMTTNARTVWETELGDASYNDHPFKIYSQQDFHAPFASGSGLYNTMIICPCSMGTLGRIAQGISNDLITRAADVILKERRKLVCVARETPYSLIHIKNMQALTEAGGIVCPATPSFYSKPATIEEVAATVTDRVIDLAGLSQKTFRWGNES; this is encoded by the coding sequence ATGAAACATAGAATTGTTGTGGCGATCACGGGGGCAAGCGGCTCTATATACGCGAGGCAGGTATTGCAAAAATTATCGGTGCTAAAAGATCAAATTGACCAGGTTTCCGTGGTCATGACGACGAATGCCCGTACCGTTTGGGAAACCGAATTAGGTGATGCTTCTTATAATGACCATCCCTTCAAGATTTATTCCCAACAAGATTTTCATGCACCTTTCGCTTCCGGTTCCGGATTGTATAATACGATGATTATTTGTCCATGTTCGATGGGAACGCTCGGAAGGATCGCGCAGGGCATTTCCAATGATTTAATTACCAGGGCGGCCGATGTAATCCTGAAAGAGCGCCGTAAACTGGTTTGCGTAGCCAGGGAAACGCCTTACAGTTTAATTCATATCAAGAATATGCAGGCGCTCACGGAAGCGGGCGGTATCGTATGCCCGGCAACGCCTTCTTTTTACAGCAAGCCGGCAACGATAGAAGAAGTGGCTGCGACGGTTACTGACCGTGTCATTGACCTGGCCGGGTTATCTCAAAAAACATTCCGCTGGGGGAATGAATCTTAA
- the aroQ gene encoding type II 3-dehydroquinate dehydratase, with amino-acid sequence MKIAIINGPNLNLLGKREPGIYGNESFEEYYKALQAKYPAVEFSYFQSNVEGELINQLHQVGFEVDGILINAGAYTHTSVAIRDAIAGIKSPVVEIHISNVYARESFRHTSLIAPKCVGGIFGLGMKGYELGLQYFLP; translated from the coding sequence ATGAAAATTGCGATTATTAACGGGCCTAATTTGAACTTGTTAGGGAAAAGAGAACCCGGAATTTACGGGAATGAAAGTTTTGAAGAATATTATAAAGCACTGCAGGCAAAATATCCCGCCGTGGAATTTTCATATTTTCAAAGTAACGTGGAAGGGGAGCTCATCAACCAATTACACCAAGTAGGCTTCGAAGTTGACGGCATCCTGATTAATGCCGGCGCTTATACGCATACTTCCGTTGCAATTAGGGACGCTATTGCCGGTATTAAATCCCCTGTTGTGGAAATACATATCTCTAATGTTTATGCAAGGGAGAGCTTCAGGCATACTTCTTTGATAGCGCCGAAATGTGTGGGCGGAATCTTCGGTTTGGGAATGAAGGGGTACGAGCTTGGATTACAATATTTCTTACCCTGA